The Anopheles moucheti chromosome 3, idAnoMoucSN_F20_07, whole genome shotgun sequence genome contains the following window.
ATTCGCTGTCAAAATCGTACCGGCAACATTGTTGCGTCCATCTCAGCCACGGGAATGGTCAAATTCCGCCTTTCCgacatgaagaaaaaaaaaatacaaccgtGCAACACTCCTCGCGGACGAGAGGGTTTTGCGTAGGGTATAGCAGACGTGTTGTAAATATGTTTCGATTTAACTTTTGGCAATGACAAAACGAGCTATGACAAAACGGTACGCAAAAACGTTTGCCAAGCATTCCATCGTGCCCGCTGTCGGCGTACTTTTTCGCAACGGTGCCAAGAATGTTTAACcacaattttatttacattgaTCGATTCAGGCgaatgttgtatttttttttcttcgtctgtGGTGCAGCATACGTTAAGCAGGTTAACTATCCCACGCTGTCGTTAGTAATTATGAATGAAGTAATTGGATAGGACATTCCTAAATATATGCATGGGGTGAGTCAAAAAACAttagtggattttttttatgaaagtaataaaataaaatggatgCATAAtgggccattttttgttgatcGGCAGTGTTGGGGTTAGTTTAAAAATACACACccatttgtttcaaatgtttaacaaaataaacgCGTCTTTTCAATTATcatgtaaaattatttattaagttttgttttagataaaaaaatacaaaaacaaatggtAAAATACATCTAAATACATCTGACCTGCagataatgaaataaaaaaaaacaatttgggATTTTACATAATTCGAATATTTCAAAACAAGATTTTTGATACAATTGTATAACTCTGATCATTAATCGTGGTTCAAAGGTACTGGGAACCGTCCAAGAATTTTAGTGTAAATGTCAAACAATACAAATAACATTGTGCAACAAATATACAGAATATCGTTTTTGTTCTATAAGTATTGCAATATGACAGCCtcgaattaaaatattaatttttgtcAACCATAATGTTTATAACCGTAtggaaaagtttaattactcTCATTTTAGcactttaaattttattttaatttctgaACCATAAATAAGGTGCAAACCACTAACGTACGATCATGATTAggtatttaaattgaatttcctCATAATCCTTTCcgcggttttttgttttggacgAGCGCACCAACCAGCTGTGGCGTGTTAATCTTTCGGGATAAAATACAGCCATACAGTGTACACCGTTACGCAGGCGATAAaatgtgatataaaatataattttgtcAAAATCCTACACTGCACGCAGGGTGGTGCAAACGGTCGGGTGTAGCACATGGTGCAGCAGGCAGCAGAAGGTCAAgaagggggggaaaaaacatcacaaagagagaaaagagttAAATACATACGTAAAACGCCATTAAAACCCATTTTAATGACCACACTACGTCtaaggtaaaaataaaattcagtCGTAAAAATATTGACAGCAATGGCAAAATAGCAAGTAGCTGCTTGCTGTTGCGTTCCGGACCGAAATATCCGACTCGCGGCGGCGGCTGGGCACCGAAGATCGAAACGCGAAGATCTAAGACCGGCGGATATGCGCACAAGCGAACGCACACAACCAATTCCGGCATTTGTATTTGGCCAACACTGGTTGCACCTTTATCTCCTTCACCCTACAAAAGTCTTCTCCCCCAAACGTCTTACTCCCACCCTTTCTATCCACTTCTCGCCCAGTTCCGAACCGTTACCGGATGGTCAAAAAGGGCCCGGGCGCTTGGAAATTATGTCTACAATCTACAGTCcgagcataaattaaatgatcgTGCCGTAAAATTCTGCCCGTCGGGCTGCAATCCGCAACGTGGCTGTGCCGGAATGTGCCGAAATGGGGGGGACGGCGATGGATGGTGGCGGGGTATCCTCCAATCGCAGGATGCGCCATAAACTTTCAACCACCAACCAAATTGCCTTTTAATTGGGGTCTCCTCGCTTCGTGCCTACACCCTTTTCCCCACACCATAGCGCCATTCTGGTGTGGATCTTTGATGCAGCGTTTCCCCTCCCCGGTGTGTGCCGGTTGCTTGTGCCGTTCCGGATGCTTCAACAAAACtgcaacaaaccaaaaacgcAGACGGAAACTGCACCGatggcgaaacaaaacaaaaaataagaacCTTTTTACTAAAATGTCTCTTTTGTTGCTCTTTCTTTGCTCTTTCTCTCCATCTCTTttttacaccaccaccaccaccaccatcaacccTCACATCGGCAACAGAAGCCGCCACATGCGAGACGATCAAGTGCAAGGATCGGCAGCACTGTCTAACGGATCTGAAAACGCATAAACCGCGGTGTGTCAGCTGCAGCTACAAATGTCCCCGGATGAAACGCCAGCAGGTAAGTGTCACCTCACGGTTTcacgtgtttttctttctactttcgtttattttatcttctctgcttggtttttttctgttgttgttggttccTTGCTGTATCTGCTTCTCGTTGGTTCCACTGTTCTGTCGATGCAATGCAACCGTGATTGATGCATTCTGTCTGCGCCGAACGGTTCGATGGCGAGCCCGAAGTTCCGCGTCTGCATCGTACGGCGATAAAAAGGGGAGCTACAGACCGGGCTGGATTATAAGCAAAATACAATCATTCAGGTTCTGTCCACTCGCTGCCTCCGCCACCCATCGCCCATAATCAGAACTCCTAAGtcgattgtaaacaaaaatgcaaatttcatCTGCCCCGGGTCCAAACCCGTTGCCAAGCGCACCGGCACATGTTAATCCTTTCCCAGCGTGTGTAACAGCAGAACGGGAATCGTGGCTCGATTGCCTAATGCATTCGGCCTGTGCTTCGGttaccgatcgatcgatcgatcgatcgaacgctGCCGAAACGGAACCATTATTCCCACACCGTGCACTCCCGTGGCACACTCGAATCGATTTGTCGATTGCTTTTCAATGAGCGTCCATTATGCTTTCAATCGAATTTGGCGTTGGCCGCTGCGGCAGAACGTCTTTCCCTTCGTGGCTTTTCCCTTGCCTTCACTTCCACGATTCCGATTGCCGGCGCGCCAGCAATGTGAGCATGCAAAGTGCGCACATCCCGAGAAGGCGCTTCAAAGCGTTAGGCTAAGATCCTTGTCAATGCAATTGGGCGTGATCATAATTCATGGCTCCTCCTGgggatcgtttgttttttttttgccccacTCTCTTTCTCCCCCTCGAATAACCTAAACCAATGCGTGCATATTTGCATGCCACCGAAAACGGGAAGCGTACGGTTCGTTTCCATCACACAACCGAAGAGTATTTCCTTCCACGGACATCCACACGTCAACGTCGCTGGTACGATGAAAGATCCCCAGATAAAAAAAGTGTTGCTTTCCACAGAAATGTTGCgcggattttttaaaaagtttttctCCTTCCTCTCCCCCTCATTCCGCCTTGAGGAGGTTATGCTTGCAGCATGTCATTTATTTCGACCAAACCACCGATTGAAGCGCGGAGAGGCaagcaataaaagaaaaactcgCGCAAATATTCACACAGACGAAAGAGACCCCGATGGAGAGACAGAGAAGGACACACGGTGCTGTGTATTTATGGACCCAAAATATGCGCAAAAACCGAACGTAGACACCTGCTGCGCCGGTTGGCGATTGATTGCATCGCAGATGCATCACGATCCGTCGCTGGTTGCACGTTGATAGACGGCGACATTGATGGAAATATTGGaaagtttttcggtagtttttttttctccctccccTTTTTTTAGAGGTCGAGATTTATGTATTGCGGGAACGATTGCCAATGGGAACTATTTCATTTTGTTGCGGGAAAATCTTACAGCATTGGTGAACAGATTTATAGTGGTgcaatatattattttatttaaagttaTTTATATTCCCAAGGCTTTTATGACGTGTTAGAGACATTCGTCGAGACATCAGACGGTTCAGAAACGAATCAGAACGAAGTACAGAATTTAGAAACATATTTGAATCCTTCAAAAATACAGTTTAACTTCCATACATAGGACTGATCGTACAAGTTCTTGATCTTAGACTGCCGCAAGATAGAGAGTAAAGTTTTCATTTCCTCCGGTTTTTCATTCTAGCAGGGCTACGGAAAAGCGTACCGTGATGCCAAAAACTATGCATTCAACGATCACATCAAACTATGCGGTACCAACAATCGAACATATCACTCCTGGTGCCACATGCAGAAGGATTCCTGCACGACGGGATTTTACATCGACGTCCAACACAGCGGCACATGCGCTTTTGGCAGGTTGGTAACACGCGCTCCGTGGAATGTGAATAAACGCTCACATAAAACCTGTCTGTTCTTTGCATTTCACAGATAAAAACCCACCCAAAACGATCAGAATTCATGCAGCATTGATTCATGCCAGAACTGTCGAAAAAAGAAAGGTTAAACCAGAACTGTTGTTCATGTATGAAGAATACTGAAAAGTGTTACAATAAATCAGAGCAACAAAGAAATGAGAGAAGGAGCGAAATGGAAACATTTTAGACAAGATGTAAAGATATACTTATCAAAGGTACATATTTAactgtaaattaaaaaaagaaacaatcgcAAGTAGCAAAAGCACACATTAccgaacttttttttttaatttaatttatgaatCTATCCGTCTCTTATCGttaagttatttatttgcaaatCACAACCGAATCGTAGCGTAAGTGCATCTTAACAGTAAAGCACTACAATTAGTTGGTTGTACATacggacaaaaaaaaccggaggACAGGAGCTGTAGTTTACACATTTTAGCCAGCAGCTACAAATAGATCGGTGAACAGTAAGCGTAGATATATTGAACATAATCCTGCCCTATATTTCCCCTTCCCAAACCCTTATCTCATCGCTTCAAATGACCGAAGCACCCAACCGAAGAAGGTTATGATTTTAATAGCTTTAgtaactgttgtttttttttctctttcgagCACTATTTATTGTACCTTATATGGTTGACTGCATCTGAGCACAACCGTGCAAACGAACAGGCGATGGGAAGTAGTGAAAACCACTGATAGTCGATCAGTCGATAGAATTTCCTAGGAAtcgaaaccaaaaacaaagcaaaaaaaaaacaaaacaagaatatTATCATCCAACAAACACGATGTACTTTAATTGCTATCTATTGCGATAAAATTAATCATCTTTTACAAGTTTTGagcaatttaaattcaaaccaTTGAAACTGGCAAATGGCCGTGGTTGTGTGTATAGAAAAGAGTCaaatcaataacaaaaaaaggaagatgtTTCGCTCATGAACACTTTAATCGTATTctgaaataacaaaataacaaaatggtGCTCCGCAAACCGTTGTGCGAGCGAATTCGTTGTAtacagaaaacaaaagacaaaTCAATGCACCCCGTAGCCGTTCTAATTCCTTGTgccaccaaacaaacaatcatggTTCCATGCGGCATCCGGGAGAAGACTTTTTGAAGTGTGAATTTTGCCGGTTTCTTCAGGTGTATCGGTTGAAATGGAATTTACTAGACAATTTCTCGATTTGTCATAACGGGCGTACGAAATTTCCACAGATCGTAGCAGTATTGGGCTGGTACTGGTAAACAAAAGtataaaagtttttaaaaatacaattataaacaaaatataacaaaaaggaaaaaaaagtcccCAAAATAGTAGAACAATTGCATTGCATGTATGTTGGTGGTGTAGCGGGTTTAGACTAACCGAATGAGCAACACGTGTATTGACGggagaaggcaaaaaaaaactgctcccATCAAACATAAGTGAAAAAgattgttcgatttttttttgtagctaaAAGATGCAAGTACGTGTACACATAAAAGCGGTATTAAAATTTGACTGATTTTtagacaaaacaaagcaagatTGATGAAGCAACTCTTTACCCCCTAGTGCATAATCTTACCGAAGCAAACAAGGTACCACTACAAAACATTAGGCGAATGGTTCGTATATATCTAAGTAGCGGCGAATCTGTTTGTTGGGTATTAGTGAAAGTACTTTTTACAGAAAAACTGCAACACAATATATGGGACATGTATTACACAATCACTGCAAAACCTTGTTGGTAGACAAATTTAGTAAGCAGATCAGTTAGTAAAACCCTTTTAATGTTCATCTCTTCCGTAGAATAATTCACGCACCCGTAATAACCTACCCTCCTGTACCTAGCGTTCGGCCGGTTGCATGCACAGTATTTGAAACCAAAACGGAACGttaaagcaacacacacacaaaatatacGAAATGATCAATAGCTTCAATTAAATGCCCGGCAAACCCGCACTGATATACACAATGGTACAGTAAACTTCCAAATATAATAATGAAAAGGTCAATTTTAAACTTCAAACCCAGtagaaacagcaacaacaaaaacaggcatgtcaaaacaacaaacaatgaaaGTAGAAAACATACcccaaaaaaacgaacaaaaactctagtaaaataaatgtttattcATGTTGATAAAATTACAAGCGATCTTCACGGGTTGAGCAGTTTTGTGATGAGTTTTGTTAGTGCTCACTTGGAGTTTATTTGTGGTTGGTTTGTTATCTAGTGTTTCACCTGAGGTAAGTACTTAAATAAACGTTGGTTGTATATTCTTTCAATCCTACTGTTATATTgacttcatttatgatccttATCAATAgtgatttcttttttactttaagTGTATTTGTCCTGCATTAGTAGAATGATTTTTCTTAATTCGCAATGCTTTTAAGGAGTTGTCCTTTTAACATCCCAAAAAACACTATTTTACGttgaattgcatacctttaggcgtttcTAAACTATTGCTCATCTTACTTGAAATAGTAATAAATAGTTAgtcaataaatatataaatattgtaCCAGTCGGTCCATTCTCCAATTACTTCCAATTACTCAGGGACATCTTGCAGTGCCGTCTCCGTGATCGTTTCCGGTGTGGTGGCAGTTCCTGCACCGTACATTACCTGCCGCTTTCGATTCTCGAGAAAATCATCAAACCAATCCATACCGTCacgggtttttattttgttgcgtTTCTTTGTCGTACCGGTTAGCTTGCGGCGTCTCGTAGTCGGAACGTACTGAccattcatcatcatcgatccCATCGAGCCGGGTCCGGTTATTGGCATATCGCCCAGAACATTCGTTGGTCTGTTCGACGAGAGGATCTGCTGGTGCGGTACCTGTTGCTGAAAGCCATACCCCCCTGGGAGGAACTGCTGCTGTCCGGGAACAGCAACCGGTACACGGTTTTGACCAATCCAGCTACCGAAACCCTGCGGTACCAGCTGTTGGAAAGAGTTCTGGGCACCGTTGAAGAAATTACCAAATCCCGATCCCGGACCTTGCTGTGGAAAGTTCCCCTGTATGCTAGTGGCTAGCTGATCCAGTGGGTTCTGCTGTGGTAGGACCTGGGGAAAAGAGGACTGCAGGTTTTGGTACAGATTGTACGGGTTCAGATTGGCCGGCAGTTGGCCGATAAAGTTGGAGAACGCATTCGGTGGTGCATCGTACAGAGGGGCGTGCTGTGGGTGCTGAGGATGGTGCTGATACTGATGATGGTGAGGCGTTTGGAAAGGTGTATTGGGAATGCCGTACGGATACTGAACCAAACCTTGCCCGGGGCTGTACTGCTGGTCGCGTATGTGGCCCAATATTGCTGCCGCGTACTGAGGATCGATAACGCCCGGATCTAGGATGGGATTGTACGTGGGATTCAGGTTGatatgctgctgttgctgaagtGCGGCTGCGACTGCTGGATTGATGGTGCTGGCTTGCTGATCGTACGCCGGAAAGTAGCGATCCTGCTGGGGTGCTGGTGCTGGGAAGGATGCAACCGTTTGTCCGTTGGCTCGCTTGATCTCCGTTTTTGCTCTGTAGCCACCCTCGTCCGCAACGAAGCTGGTGATGATTACCGACCCATCCGGTTGCATATAACCGTACGAACCGCGCACGGTACCATTGCTCAACTTCTCCTCATCACGAAACTGTACGTTACCACTCTTGGGATCCTCGATTTCATACCCAAATGCATATGTACCGGGACCTGAAGGAAGGATCGTAAAAATGCAACAGTTCAGTAGGCATAATATAGACCAAATTACTATAAAGCTTAGTACCATAAGGGTCAATAAAGTTGTACATGGGACTCTCCAAAGATTGAACGCGCTGGGTGATCGGTTCGAAGTCGGGATAGTTCCGTATCAGCTTCGCTGTTCGCTGTCGTTGGTTGAGTGGTGCTTCGTCGGTTGCATAAGCGCAGGCGTATAGCGCTAGCATCAGTAGCGCCTGGAAGGACGATACGAATGAAAGTATTCCATAAGCAGGGGATGAAGTTTTTCACGTTACTGACACCCTGTCTACGTTTATGTTGGAAACGATGATTCCCACAGCATAAACATAGGTCTTATATGAATGCGAAGAGATAAGTGTTAATTAAACTTGTCAGGGCACAAttccaacaacaataaaatttgaaattctggacttgaaattttaattatttttgataggtccaaatatttttttattgatcctcctaaatgaaataaaaataaaacaattctcTTCACTTGACCATTAAACACGCAAAAATGTATAGTACTGAAAGAACCGTATTATAAATCCCACCCCATGTACCATTTT
Protein-coding sequences here:
- the LOC128303027 gene encoding uncharacterized protein LOC128303027, translated to MMRAKYRALLMLALYACAYATDEAPLNQRQRTAKLIRNYPDFEPITQRVQSLESPMYNFIDPYGPGTYAFGYEIEDPKSGNVQFRDEEKLSNGTVRGSYGYMQPDGSVIITSFVADEGGYRAKTEIKRANGQTVASFPAPAPQQDRYFPAYDQQASTINPAVAAALQQQQHINLNPTYNPILDPGVIDPQYAAAILGHIRDQQYSPGQGLVQYPYGIPNTPFQTPHHHQYQHHPQHPQHAPLYDAPPNAFSNFIGQLPANLNPYNLYQNLQSSFPQVLPQQNPLDQLATSIQGNFPQQGPGSGFGNFFNGAQNSFQQLVPQGFGSWIGQNRVPVAVPGQQQFLPGGYGFQQQVPHQQILSSNRPTNVLGDMPITGPGSMGSMMMNGQYVPTTRRRKLTGTTKKRNKIKTRDGMDWFDDFLENRKRQVMYGAGTATTPETITETALQDVPE